In Nicotiana tabacum cultivar K326 chromosome 2, ASM71507v2, whole genome shotgun sequence, the following proteins share a genomic window:
- the LOC107777461 gene encoding putative inactive receptor kinase At5g58300: MMKLLALLALSLFPFLLLSPKVIADLSSDRQALLDFASAVPHLRKFTWNTNSSICTWHGASCNSDETRVVALRLPAIGLYGPIPENTIGRLDALTTLSLHSNRLKGNLPSDITSLPSLRFIFLQENQLSGEIPSSLSSQLNFIDLSFNSFSGEIPTTVQNLTSLTGLNLQNNLLTGSIPNVNLPRLRQLNMSNNQLNGSIPRSLAKFPASSFQGNSLLCGPPLTRCPSFAPSPSPFPSLPPLSPIPPSRVLPSSPTIPEKLKGKKSLSTGVIIGIVAGGIGGILGLAVLIFLCCMKRYYTTRGVQERKDFNGGGSPKQPEDFSSGVQAAEKNKLVFFGGCSFNFDLEDLLRASAEVLGKGSYGTTYKAILEEGTTVVVKRLKEVVVGKREFEQQMEIIGTVAQHGNVVALRAYYFSKDEKLLIYDHVPGGSLSTRMHGNRELGRTLDWESRLRIAHGAASGIAHIHSVAGGKLIHGNIRSSNVLLTHDNSGCISDVGLTPLMGSPTIPSRSAGYRAPEVIETRKCTQKSDVYSFGVLLLELLTGKAPVQPPGHDEVVDLPRWVQSVVREEWTAEVFDAELIKFQNIQDEMVQMLQIAMACVAKVPETRPDMNQVVQMIEDIQQSDSGNRPSSEDNKSRSPTSPTP, encoded by the exons ATGATGAAGCTACTAGCTCTGCTTGCTCTTTCCCTGTTTCCATTTTTGCTCCTCTCCCCGAAAGTTATTGCGGACCTAAGCTCAGATAGACAAGCACTACTTGACTTTGCTTCTGCAGTACCTCATCTTAGAAAGTTCACGTGGAACACTAACTCTTCCATTTGCACGTGGCATGGTGCCAGTTGCAACTCAGATGAAACTCGTGTTGTTGCACTTCGGCTTCCTGCTATTGGACTCTATGGTCCTATTCCGGAAAATACCATAGGAAGACTGGATGCACTAACAACCCTCAGCCTTCATTCCAATAGGCTCAAGGGAAATCTTCCTTCAGACATCACCTCTCTTCCTTCCCTCCGTTTCATATTTCTCCAAGAAAACCAACTTTCTGGTGAGATCCCTTCCTCTCTATCTTCACAGCTCAACTTCATTGATCTGTCTTTCAACTCCTTCTCAGGAGAAATTCCAACAACAGTTCAAAATTTGACAAGTCTTACTGGTTTAAACCTACAAAACAACTTGCTCACAGGATCCATTCCTAATGTAAACCTGCCAAGGCTTAGGCAATTGAATATGAGCAACAACCAACTCAATGGTTCAATTCCACGATCCCTTGCAAAGTTTCCTGCTTCTTCATTTCAAGGAAATTCTCTATTATGTGGACCACCCTTGACTCGATGCCCTTCTTTtgcaccttcaccttctccattCCCTTCACTTCCACCTTTGAGTCCAATTCCACCATCTCGTGTCCTGCCATCCTCTCCAACAATTCCTGAAAAGCTAAAAGGCAAGAAGAGCTTAAGCACAGGGGTTATCATTGGCATTGTTGCAGGGGGTATTGGAGGGATTCTCGGTCTAGCTGTGTTGATTTTCTTGTGTTGTATGAAGCGATATTATACTACGAGAGGTGTTCAGGAAAGAAAAGACTTTAATGGAGGAGGAAGTCCGAAGCAACCAGAGGACTTCAGTAGTGGAGTACAAGCTGCTGAAAAGAACAAATTGGTTTTCTTTGGGGGCTGTTCCTTCAATTTCGATCTTGAAGATTTGTTGAGAGCCTCAGCTGAGGTTTTGGGTAAAGGGAGTTATGGAACAACCTACAAGGCCATATTGGAGGAGGGAACGACTGTCGTTGTTAAACGGCTGAAGGAAGTTGTTGTTGGGAAAAGAGAATTTGAACAACAGATGGAGATAATTGGCACCGTTGCTCAGCATGGAAATGTTGTTGCTCTTCGTGCTTATTACTTTTCAAAGGATGAAAAACTTCTTATCTATGATCATGTACCAGGGGGCAGTTTATCCACTCGAATGCATG GCAACAGGGAGTTGGGAAGGACACTGGACTGGGAATCCAGGTTAAGGATTGCGCATGGAGCTGCAAGTGGCATTGCCCATATCCATTCTGTTGCTGGTGGGAAATTAATTCATGGCAATATCAGGTCATCCAATGTACTTCTCACCCATGACAATAGTGGATGCATCTCAGATGTTGGTCTTACTCCTCTAATGGGCTCTCCTACAATCCCATCTAGGAGTGCAGGATATAGAGCACCCGAGGTGATCGAGACAAGGAAATGTACTCAGAAATCCGATGTTTACAGCTTTGGCGTTCTGCTTCTTGAACTCCTTACTGGCAAAGCACCAGTGCAGCCACCTGGTCATGATGAGGTGGTAGATTTACCGAGATGGGTGCAGTCTGTTGTCAGGGAGGAATGGACAGCTGAGGTATTTGATGCTGAGCTCATCAAGTTTCAAAATATTCAAGACGAGATGGTGCAGATGCTGCAGATTGCAATGGCCTGTGTGGCAAAAGTGCCAGAAACAAGACCTGACATGAACCAAGTTGTCCAGATGATTGAGGATATTCAGCAATCAGATTCTGGAAACAGGCCATCATCTGAAGATAACAAGTCTAGGAGCCCAACTAGTCCAACACCATGA